One Kaistia defluvii genomic window, TATCTGTTCGCCGAGTTGCAGCGCCTGTTCCCGGAGGACGGCATTTGCGGCGAGGAAGGTTCGGTCCTCCGCCCGGATGCGCCGCGGCAATGGGTGCTCGATCCGATCGACGGCACGTTCAACTTCGTTCGCGGCATGGACCCCTGGGCGGTTTCGATCGGCCTGTTCGAGAATGGCGCGCCGGTTTTCGGCGTGATCCATGCCCCGGCAAGGGGGGAGACGCTATCCGGGGGGCGCGATGTCGAGGTGCTGTTGAACGGCCAGCCCCTGCCGCCTTTGCCGCGGCTCGATCGCAGCCGTGGCGTGATCGCCGTCGGGTTCAGCACGGATACGCCGCTCGACAAGGAACTTGCCGCGATCCGGGGGATCGTCGGCGATCTCAAGATGACCTATCGCCATTGCGGCTCGACGACCGCTGCCTTTCTGATGCTGGCGGCGGGGCAGGTGGATGCCTGCCTCGGCTTTGGGGTGCGGAGCTGGG contains:
- a CDS encoding inositol monophosphatase family protein, giving the protein MRDQLIELAEAAGRIGLSYFRGAGAEPGVEEKGHLDLVTQADREVEAYLFAELQRLFPEDGICGEEGSVLRPDAPRQWVLDPIDGTFNFVRGMDPWAVSIGLFENGAPVFGVIHAPARGETLSGGRDVEVLLNGQPLPPLPRLDRSRGVIAVGFSTDTPLDKELAAIRGIVGDLKMTYRHCGSTTAAFLMLAAGQVDACLGFGVRSWDVMAALPVIERLGGVSTIDWSVSDLMHKFDYVAGSPEAVALARPLLDWRPA